Proteins from a single region of Candidatus Methylomirabilota bacterium:
- a CDS encoding FAD-dependent oxidoreductase, which produces MSERCGCCIVGGGPAGMMLGLLLARAGVDVLVLEKHADFLRDFRGDTIHPSTLEVMHELGLLDDFLALPHQELRELSAQVGDVRVPIADFTHLSTRCKFLAFMPQWDFLDFLATRAARYPSFRLWRRAEATGLLEEPGRVVGLEIMTPEGRREVRADLVVGADGRRSVVRAKAGLEVLEFGAPMDVLWFRLSKRPDDPAASMGRFGDGRIFILINRDTYWQCGYVIAKGTIDEIRRQGIEAFRESVARVVPFPRDRVGELRSWEDVSLLTVQVDRLSRWYRPGLLCIGDAAHAMSPVGGIGINVALQDAVAAANLLAAPLAEGRLTVEDLAKVQRRREMPTRVTQWLQVQAQKRVIAPVLAGAAPSRLPLALRLLRRFAVLRRFPARLIGIGVRPEHVRTADAASKRAS; this is translated from the coding sequence GTGAGTGAGCGGTGCGGGTGCTGCATCGTTGGCGGCGGGCCGGCCGGCATGATGCTGGGTCTCCTGCTGGCCCGCGCTGGTGTCGACGTCCTGGTCCTCGAGAAGCACGCCGATTTCCTCCGTGACTTCCGCGGCGACACCATCCATCCTTCGACGCTCGAGGTCATGCACGAGTTGGGCTTGCTCGACGACTTCCTCGCGCTGCCCCACCAGGAGCTGCGGGAGCTGAGCGCGCAGGTCGGTGACGTGCGTGTCCCCATCGCGGACTTTACCCACCTGTCGACCCGCTGCAAGTTCTTGGCGTTCATGCCGCAATGGGACTTCCTCGACTTCCTCGCGACTCGCGCAGCCCGCTACCCATCTTTCCGCCTCTGGAGGCGCGCCGAGGCGACCGGGCTCCTCGAGGAGCCGGGGCGGGTCGTGGGCCTCGAGATCATGACGCCGGAGGGGCGGCGCGAAGTCCGCGCCGATCTCGTGGTGGGCGCCGACGGTCGGCGCTCGGTGGTGCGGGCAAAGGCGGGGCTCGAGGTGCTGGAGTTCGGCGCGCCCATGGACGTGCTGTGGTTCAGGCTATCCAAGCGCCCGGATGACCCGGCCGCGAGCATGGGCCGCTTCGGTGACGGGCGGATTTTCATCCTGATCAACCGCGACACCTACTGGCAGTGCGGCTACGTCATCGCCAAGGGCACGATCGACGAGATTCGCCGGCAGGGCATCGAGGCGTTCCGCGAGAGCGTCGCGCGCGTCGTGCCGTTCCCGCGGGACCGGGTAGGAGAGCTCCGCAGCTGGGAGGACGTGAGCCTCTTGACCGTGCAGGTAGACCGGCTTTCACGGTGGTATCGCCCGGGACTCCTCTGCATCGGGGACGCCGCGCACGCGATGTCCCCGGTCGGGGGCATCGGCATCAACGTAGCGCTCCAGGACGCGGTCGCCGCCGCCAACCTGCTCGCCGCGCCGCTGGCGGAGGGGCGCTTGACGGTGGAAGACCTGGCCAAAGTCCAGCGCCGGCGCGAGATGCCAACGCGCGTCACGCAGTGGCTTCAGGTGCAGGCGCAGAAGCGGGTGATCGCGCCCGTGCTCGCCGGCGCAGCGCCCTCGAGGCTGCCGCTCGCGCTCCGTCTCCTGCGCCGCTTCGCCGTCCTTCGCCGCTTCCCGGCCCGGCTCATCGGGATCGGCGTCCGCCCCGAGCACGTGCGTACGGCGGACGCGGCCTCGAAGCGGGCAAGCTGA